One part of the Bacillus sp. FJAT-27916 genome encodes these proteins:
- a CDS encoding DUF2087 domain-containing protein, with translation MKYPYTEEERNQVMMNFMKEGKVTAIPAKEKKKYILLDQFIKRLDAGKMYSEQEINNELLSMYSLNDYVEQRRYLIMFGFMKRTSDGAKYWLIQEDRSENEEHKFLK, from the coding sequence ATGAAGTACCCGTATACGGAAGAAGAAAGAAACCAAGTTATGATGAATTTCATGAAGGAAGGGAAAGTAACAGCCATTCCTGCAAAAGAAAAGAAAAAGTACATATTATTAGATCAGTTCATTAAACGTTTGGATGCAGGGAAAATGTATTCCGAGCAAGAGATCAATAATGAACTACTCTCGATGTACTCCTTGAATGATTATGTCGAGCAAAGGAGATACCTGATCATGTTCGGTTTCATGAAAAGAACCTCAGATGGAGCAAAGTATTGGTTGATTCAAGAGGACCGCTCTGAGAACGAGGAACATAAATTTTTGAAGTGA
- a CDS encoding cold-shock protein translates to MEQGTVKWFNAEKGFGFIEREAGEDVFVHFSAIQSDGFKSLDEGQRVSFDIEQGARGAQASNVQKA, encoded by the coding sequence ATGGAACAAGGTACAGTAAAATGGTTTAACGCAGAAAAAGGTTTTGGATTTATCGAACGTGAAGCGGGAGAAGATGTATTCGTACATTTTTCAGCAATCCAAAGCGATGGCTTCAAATCTTTAGATGAAGGTCAAAGAGTTTCTTTTGACATCGAACAAGGCGCTCGCGGAGCTCAAGCATCTAACGTACAAAAAGCCTAA
- a CDS encoding NCS2 family permease codes for MKDFFKFAERNTSYKQETLAGITTFLSIAYILVVNPLILSQSGMDNGAVFTATALTAIIGTLLMGLLANYPIAIAPSMGLNSFFTFSVCIGMGIEWQVALTGVFVAGIIFMLLSLMKIREKIINIIPTDLKYAIAAGIGFFITFIGLKNGGMIIGNPDTFVSIGDLTSPMTLLATIGLITTIIMLVRGINGGIFYGMVITTIVGMIAGLIEVPSSIVGTIPSIKPTFGVVFSHLDEIFTPEILTVIFTFLIVAFFDTAGTLIALTSQAGMMKNNQIPNIGKGLLADSTAGVIGAILGTSTPATSVESSAGIAVGGRTGFTSVVIAACFVIALFFSPLVAVISVEVTSAALIIVGALMASEISKINWTKLEIVIPSFLTIIMMPLTSSVAIGIGLGFVFYPICLAAQKRYKEIHPIMYVLCLLFILYFAFIL; via the coding sequence ATGAAAGACTTTTTTAAATTTGCAGAACGGAACACTTCCTATAAGCAGGAAACACTTGCAGGGATAACGACCTTCTTATCGATTGCCTACATATTAGTTGTCAATCCGCTTATTCTAAGTCAATCCGGGATGGATAATGGGGCTGTATTCACGGCAACAGCACTTACTGCAATCATCGGAACCCTACTTATGGGGTTGCTTGCAAACTACCCTATCGCCATTGCACCTAGTATGGGATTGAATTCATTCTTCACCTTTTCTGTATGTATAGGGATGGGGATAGAATGGCAGGTTGCCTTAACGGGTGTTTTTGTCGCAGGCATCATTTTTATGCTATTAAGCTTAATGAAAATCCGAGAAAAGATCATTAATATCATTCCAACTGATTTAAAATATGCCATCGCTGCTGGGATCGGATTTTTTATCACATTCATAGGGTTGAAAAATGGCGGAATGATTATTGGTAATCCTGATACGTTTGTTTCCATTGGTGACTTAACTTCACCTATGACCCTGCTTGCCACTATTGGTCTTATTACGACCATTATTATGTTAGTACGTGGCATAAACGGCGGGATTTTCTACGGGATGGTCATTACAACGATTGTAGGAATGATAGCTGGATTAATAGAGGTTCCTTCTTCGATTGTTGGAACGATACCGAGCATCAAGCCAACATTCGGTGTTGTATTTTCTCATTTAGATGAGATCTTTACACCGGAAATACTGACCGTTATCTTCACGTTTTTAATTGTTGCCTTCTTTGATACAGCAGGCACCTTGATTGCTTTAACTAGTCAAGCAGGAATGATGAAAAACAACCAGATACCAAATATCGGGAAAGGGTTGCTTGCCGATTCTACGGCTGGTGTAATTGGCGCTATTTTAGGCACATCGACACCCGCTACAAGTGTTGAATCCTCCGCTGGTATTGCTGTCGGAGGAAGAACAGGCTTCACGTCTGTTGTTATTGCCGCTTGTTTTGTGATTGCTTTATTCTTTTCTCCGCTTGTTGCCGTTATATCAGTGGAGGTTACATCGGCTGCATTAATCATTGTCGGTGCATTGATGGCATCGGAAATCAGCAAGATAAACTGGACGAAATTAGAAATTGTCATTCCTTCATTTTTAACCATTATTATGATGCCTCTTACATCTAGTGTGGCAATCGGGATTGGATTAGGTTTTGTTTTTTATCCGATTTGTTTAGCAGCTCAAAAGCGATATAAAGAAATTCACCCAATTATGTATGTGTTATGTTTGTTATTCATCTTATACTTTGCTTTTATATTGTAG
- a CDS encoding thioredoxin family protein, whose protein sequence is MKTEQQYYDESPSIQEYMEKMSQLKEPSFQIYHQFEVPQDTFIQQLKAANVHILAITEDWCGDAMLNNPIIRKVAEAAGVEVRTVLRDEDTDLIDRYLTNGGRAIPLYLILNESGEVIAKWGPRAPELQKYVMDGRAQLPAKEEPSFEEKSKAFYDELRRAYTERTAYWMNVYDSFKQAISPKLS, encoded by the coding sequence ATGAAAACAGAACAACAGTATTATGATGAATCTCCAAGCATCCAAGAATACATGGAGAAGATGTCACAGCTAAAGGAGCCATCCTTTCAAATTTATCATCAATTCGAGGTTCCTCAGGATACTTTCATCCAGCAGTTGAAAGCTGCGAATGTACATATCCTCGCCATCACGGAAGATTGGTGCGGAGACGCCATGCTGAATAACCCGATTATCCGAAAAGTTGCTGAAGCCGCTGGTGTAGAGGTGCGAACTGTATTGCGTGATGAAGATACAGACTTGATTGACCGCTATTTAACGAATGGCGGGCGTGCAATCCCCCTTTATTTGATCTTAAACGAATCGGGCGAGGTCATCGCAAAGTGGGGCCCGCGCGCACCTGAATTGCAGAAATACGTGATGGATGGCCGTGCTCAATTACCAGCTAAAGAGGAGCCGTCATTTGAAGAGAAATCAAAAGCGTTCTATGATGAATTACGTCGCGCTTATACGGAACGGACAGCTTATTGGATGAATGTGTATGACAGCTTCAAACAGGCAATCTCTCCTAAGCTATCATAA
- a CDS encoding amidohydrolase — MKQLWYGGPIYTMEREMETVEAVLVEDGIIVDAGKLIDLKQEADECVDLNGAAMYPGFVDSHIHLLNQGEKLMRLDLSQAKSAEEMLELLRQAANITSEGEWLFGDGWNENQFSDKRIPSIEELDAIHAGPVLLTRVCRHMTLANTAALKAGGIDKHSIAPQGGEIGRDENGNVNGLLYDQAMNAVNDAQPKMGEGYLAYLTEALERAIRQMQSYGLTGAHTEDMDYFGPYQNPLTALQRTIGKEHHFRVTLLRHNAVFEKMMNDQPDFDEPFIEPGPMKIFADGAFGGSTAALSSPYADNPDHTGLLIQTDEELAKLVQQARSYNETVAVHIIGDMAAEQVISVLEKYPAPAGKRDRLIHCSVLRSDLIERMKKLSVVLDLQPAFVPSDFPWVIDRLGVDRLGWSYTCRSLINEGFMCAAGTDAPVEDINPLWTIYAAVERKNPGEQHDGYLPEEKISRFEAIQMYTVGSAQAICKEHERGLIKKGYVADFSIFDRDLFTGTTEDMLRACAVKTVVNGRIVYERA, encoded by the coding sequence ATGAAACAGCTTTGGTACGGGGGGCCCATTTATACAATGGAGCGGGAGATGGAGACGGTGGAAGCCGTTCTAGTGGAAGATGGCATCATTGTTGATGCTGGAAAGCTCATTGATTTGAAGCAAGAGGCTGATGAGTGTGTGGATTTGAATGGAGCGGCTATGTATCCTGGCTTTGTTGACAGTCATATTCACCTGCTCAATCAGGGAGAAAAGCTGATGAGGCTGGATTTATCCCAAGCTAAGTCAGCGGAAGAAATGCTCGAACTTCTTCGGCAAGCAGCTAATATTACCTCTGAGGGAGAATGGCTGTTTGGTGACGGATGGAATGAGAATCAGTTCTCAGATAAGCGGATTCCTTCTATAGAAGAACTTGATGCCATTCATGCAGGACCTGTACTGTTGACACGCGTCTGCCGCCATATGACTTTAGCGAATACAGCTGCCTTGAAAGCTGGTGGAATCGATAAACATAGTATAGCACCCCAAGGCGGTGAGATCGGCCGTGATGAGAATGGAAACGTAAATGGTTTATTATATGATCAAGCAATGAACGCTGTTAATGATGCCCAGCCGAAAATGGGAGAGGGGTATCTTGCCTACTTAACCGAAGCACTGGAGCGAGCAATCCGGCAAATGCAAAGCTATGGTTTGACAGGTGCCCACACAGAGGATATGGATTATTTCGGTCCATATCAGAATCCATTAACCGCCCTTCAGCGAACAATTGGGAAAGAACATCATTTCCGGGTAACCTTGCTGCGCCATAATGCTGTCTTTGAGAAAATGATGAATGATCAGCCCGATTTTGATGAACCGTTCATTGAACCTGGCCCCATGAAAATCTTTGCTGATGGGGCATTTGGAGGATCTACAGCTGCCCTATCAAGCCCGTATGCGGATAATCCGGATCATACAGGACTTCTCATTCAGACAGATGAAGAGCTTGCCAAATTGGTTCAACAGGCAAGGTCGTACAATGAGACCGTCGCTGTCCATATCATCGGGGATATGGCAGCAGAGCAAGTGATCAGTGTCCTTGAGAAATATCCAGCTCCAGCAGGTAAGCGGGACCGCTTGATTCACTGCAGTGTTCTTCGTTCTGATTTAATCGAACGGATGAAGAAGCTTTCTGTTGTTCTTGATCTTCAGCCTGCCTTTGTCCCATCAGATTTCCCTTGGGTTATTGACCGTCTCGGGGTTGATCGGCTAGGGTGGTCTTACACTTGCCGCTCGCTCATTAACGAGGGATTCATGTGTGCGGCTGGCACTGATGCACCGGTTGAGGATATCAATCCCCTCTGGACGATTTATGCGGCGGTTGAACGGAAAAATCCGGGTGAGCAACATGATGGTTATCTGCCTGAAGAGAAAATATCACGTTTCGAGGCTATCCAAATGTATACCGTCGGAAGTGCGCAGGCTATTTGCAAGGAGCATGAGCGCGGCCTGATTAAAAAAGGATATGTGGCTGACTTCTCCATCTTTGACCGTGATCTATTCACTGGAACGACAGAAGATATGTTAAGGGCCTGTGCTGTTAAGACAGTCGTAAATGGGAGAATTGTCTATGAAAGAGCATAA
- a CDS encoding TVP38/TMEM64 family protein, which yields MAKHTGSKLTALRQLATEAFLFLGMAAFIFWLIQKWNPQFFPVLLTGDRDALEQMIQHETGFYAVLFTIGLEYIQTFSIIIPGAPVNIAAGLVLGGFIGTIVCTIGFVSANVAVFALARKLHGLLERFIPSTGKINPRWKFISESEHPSLMIILAYGIPIMPNGFIPYIAAKSSISTKGFSWAVFFGGFPGIMFSNFMGHFIVRGHYKNAIILGLIWIGCFILFLMNRNHLYKWAAKTQKKRKS from the coding sequence ATGGCGAAACATACAGGGAGCAAGCTCACCGCCTTGAGACAGCTGGCTACGGAAGCTTTCCTTTTTCTAGGTATGGCTGCATTTATCTTCTGGCTTATCCAAAAATGGAACCCTCAGTTCTTCCCAGTTCTATTGACGGGAGACAGGGATGCGCTTGAGCAGATGATTCAACATGAAACCGGCTTTTATGCTGTCTTATTTACGATTGGACTTGAATACATCCAAACCTTCTCCATAATCATTCCAGGGGCACCGGTCAATATTGCTGCGGGACTTGTATTAGGCGGATTCATCGGTACCATTGTTTGTACAATAGGATTCGTCTCGGCTAATGTCGCTGTATTTGCACTGGCCAGAAAATTACACGGTTTATTGGAGCGCTTTATTCCTTCAACAGGTAAGATAAATCCGAGATGGAAGTTTATCAGTGAATCTGAACATCCTTCCTTGATGATTATCTTAGCTTATGGGATTCCCATCATGCCCAATGGCTTTATCCCATACATAGCAGCCAAATCGTCCATATCCACAAAAGGCTTTTCATGGGCTGTTTTCTTCGGCGGTTTTCCAGGCATCATGTTCAGCAATTTTATGGGGCATTTCATCGTTCGCGGTCATTACAAGAACGCCATCATTCTCGGTCTCATATGGATCGGGTGTTTTATCCTGTTTCTCATGAACCGGAACCATCTCTATAAATGGGCTGCTAAAACCCAGAAAAAAAGAAAGAGCTAA
- a CDS encoding threonine aldolase family protein translates to MYSFKNDYSEVAHPAILKAMAESNYEQEEGYGYDSYTQEAIRLLKEQIQNPAVDIHLLTGGTQTNLTAISAFLKPHHAVIAPHTGHIYVNEAGAIEATGHKVITVPGEDGKLKPNQVEAVLAKHPDEHTVMPKLVYISNPTELGTIYTKKELQALKTVCEQNQLYLYVDGARLGSALMSSNNDMTLAEFAVYPDAFYIGGTKNGAMMGEALVIQREELKEDFRYLMKQKGAMLAKSRILGIQFLELFKGHLYWDLADHANHMAMKLQEGLKRNGISFLAETSTNQLFPILPDSVILELKENYSFYVWEQVDEESSAIRLITSWATRELMVDAFIEDVKCLRKNRKNKNIAFA, encoded by the coding sequence ATGTATAGTTTCAAAAATGATTATAGTGAAGTTGCCCATCCAGCCATCTTGAAGGCAATGGCAGAATCAAATTATGAGCAGGAAGAGGGTTATGGGTATGATTCCTATACGCAAGAGGCCATCCGGCTGTTAAAGGAACAAATTCAAAATCCAGCTGTAGATATTCATTTACTGACTGGGGGAACCCAAACAAATCTTACAGCCATTTCTGCCTTTCTAAAGCCACATCATGCTGTCATCGCACCGCATACGGGCCATATTTATGTCAATGAAGCGGGTGCTATTGAAGCAACTGGCCATAAAGTGATTACCGTACCGGGAGAAGATGGCAAGCTTAAGCCAAATCAGGTGGAAGCTGTTCTCGCAAAACATCCGGACGAACATACAGTCATGCCTAAGCTCGTTTATATCTCGAATCCGACTGAGCTAGGTACGATTTATACAAAAAAGGAACTGCAGGCTTTAAAAACGGTCTGTGAACAAAACCAGCTTTATTTATATGTAGATGGAGCAAGACTTGGCTCCGCCCTCATGTCTTCAAATAACGATATGACATTGGCTGAGTTTGCCGTGTATCCAGATGCCTTTTATATCGGCGGGACGAAAAATGGTGCAATGATGGGAGAGGCTCTTGTGATTCAGCGGGAGGAGCTTAAGGAGGACTTTCGTTATTTAATGAAGCAAAAAGGGGCCATGCTGGCAAAAAGCCGGATCCTTGGCATCCAGTTTTTAGAGCTGTTTAAAGGCCATTTATATTGGGATTTAGCTGACCATGCTAATCACATGGCGATGAAGCTTCAAGAGGGATTGAAGAGAAACGGCATCTCCTTCCTAGCGGAAACTTCAACAAACCAGCTCTTCCCTATTCTTCCAGACAGCGTTATTCTTGAGCTTAAGGAGAACTATTCCTTTTATGTGTGGGAGCAAGTAGACGAGGAATCTTCCGCCATCCGTTTGATAACCTCCTGGGCAACGAGGGAATTGATGGTTGATGCCTTTATTGAGGATGTAAAGTGTCTTAGGAAGAATAGGAAGAATAAGAATATTGCCTTTGCGTGA
- a CDS encoding ZIP family metal transporter: protein MWSAAMWGAVSGSAVFVGAILAMVFHLSGKMIGYVMAFGTGVLIGAAAYELLGDYVEKGEILSVSIGFMIGAITFTLLNSYISKRGAGERKRSGSQGEGGFSIFIGTVMDAIPESIMIGASLLAGPSVSWMLVAAIFISNIPEGLSSTTGLKKGGYPAWKIYVLWIAVILISALASFCGYVFLSAASESIMGGIAAFAAGGIIAMVSSTMMPEAYENSGPSTGLITAFGLLLSLILDYFSG from the coding sequence ATGTGGTCAGCTGCCATGTGGGGAGCTGTTTCTGGTTCAGCAGTATTTGTCGGTGCGATCCTAGCCATGGTGTTTCATTTGTCTGGAAAAATGATTGGGTATGTGATGGCTTTTGGAACAGGTGTATTAATCGGAGCTGCTGCCTATGAATTATTGGGCGATTATGTTGAAAAAGGCGAGATTTTGTCTGTTTCGATTGGATTCATGATTGGTGCTATAACCTTTACACTGCTGAATTCCTATATTTCTAAAAGAGGGGCTGGAGAGCGGAAAAGATCTGGCAGTCAAGGTGAAGGAGGTTTTTCCATTTTTATCGGCACGGTGATGGATGCTATACCGGAGTCCATCATGATTGGAGCAAGTCTGCTTGCGGGGCCTTCAGTCAGTTGGATGCTCGTTGCAGCGATTTTTATTAGCAATATCCCCGAGGGACTTTCCAGCACGACCGGATTGAAGAAGGGCGGGTATCCTGCTTGGAAGATTTATGTCCTGTGGATTGCTGTTATCCTTATATCAGCGCTGGCCTCCTTCTGTGGATATGTCTTTCTGTCTGCAGCATCGGAATCCATTATGGGCGGCATTGCAGCCTTTGCGGCAGGAGGGATAATCGCTATGGTCTCATCGACGATGATGCCGGAAGCCTATGAAAACAGCGGCCCGAGTACTGGATTGATTACCGCTTTTGGATTGCTGCTTTCGCTTATCCTTGATTATTTCTCCGGATGA
- a CDS encoding glycoside hydrolase family 68 protein has product MTNNNHHHMKGCRQYFPVPGNTNQPTGNISNRNFPSGSSGNMPVTFRSFSKKQVRDFCHYDPVKDYECCLEEHLDAVPSSWTREQSEQIRITSTNVSSVINEPFPRISPDLNIWDMWPLMTKDGSVAELPGGWRVLFALSAPRSVLPGKRHDIARIAYFYSRNGYDWIQGGALFEEGTAFGSRQWAGSAMLDDDGRIYYFYTATGRRGEAQITYEQRIALSSSDYISDLDGVRFVNFAPHEIILEPDGVLYQTQEQSSGGIIYAFRDPFFFKDPATGCEYLLFEGNVAGTASDVDCGPNVPEEARYYTGNIGIALLRNYEYSEWELLPALLEASCNNQQTERPHIVVRGGNYYLFTDSHKFTFAPGLVPGPGPDGLYGFVASGLRGNYVPLNNGGLVLANPPQEEYQAYSWLVLPDFSVLSFIDNFNLQGISIDEVGLLPASFQFAHFGGTLAPTIQLEVSGTTTAVVNELPYGLVMLAQSESPKCNLDCEEDKNDHDDDYDDCKGNHKHGRRHGHKHHDDVDHHHGHNGKGNKKDQKKCDCHKKDKECDCDKKNKKKKKKKNK; this is encoded by the coding sequence ATGACTAATAATAATCATCATCATATGAAGGGGTGCAGGCAATATTTCCCTGTTCCTGGAAACACGAATCAACCAACAGGAAACATCAGTAATCGGAATTTTCCGAGTGGCTCATCAGGTAATATGCCAGTCACTTTTAGAAGTTTTTCAAAAAAGCAAGTCAGAGATTTTTGTCATTATGACCCGGTTAAAGATTACGAATGCTGTTTAGAAGAACACTTAGATGCCGTTCCATCTTCTTGGACAAGGGAGCAATCGGAACAAATTAGAATCACTTCTACCAATGTATCGAGTGTCATTAATGAACCTTTCCCTCGTATATCGCCGGATTTAAATATATGGGATATGTGGCCGCTGATGACGAAGGATGGTTCTGTTGCAGAACTGCCAGGCGGGTGGAGAGTCTTATTCGCCTTATCAGCACCAAGGAGCGTCCTTCCAGGTAAGCGTCATGATATCGCACGAATCGCTTATTTCTATTCTCGAAACGGCTATGATTGGATTCAAGGGGGCGCCTTATTTGAGGAAGGGACAGCCTTTGGTTCAAGACAATGGGCTGGGTCCGCTATGCTTGATGATGATGGCCGTATCTATTATTTCTACACGGCAACAGGAAGAAGAGGAGAAGCACAAATCACATATGAACAACGCATTGCCTTATCAAGCAGTGATTATATCTCAGACTTAGATGGGGTTAGATTTGTGAACTTTGCTCCTCATGAAATCATTCTTGAGCCGGATGGTGTACTATATCAAACACAAGAGCAATCCAGCGGCGGCATTATTTATGCATTCCGCGACCCATTCTTCTTCAAGGATCCTGCAACTGGATGCGAATATTTATTATTTGAAGGGAATGTAGCGGGGACGGCGAGTGATGTCGATTGCGGTCCTAATGTACCGGAGGAGGCGAGGTATTATACCGGTAATATCGGAATCGCGCTGCTTCGGAATTATGAGTATTCCGAATGGGAGCTTCTCCCTGCGCTCCTTGAAGCAAGCTGCAATAACCAGCAAACAGAGCGCCCTCATATCGTTGTAAGAGGTGGAAATTACTATTTATTCACGGATAGCCATAAGTTCACTTTTGCTCCTGGACTAGTTCCCGGACCTGGACCGGATGGGTTATATGGGTTTGTTGCAAGCGGCCTGCGCGGAAATTATGTCCCTTTAAATAATGGCGGACTTGTCTTAGCGAACCCGCCGCAGGAGGAGTACCAGGCTTATTCCTGGCTTGTTCTTCCGGACTTCTCGGTCTTAAGCTTCATCGATAACTTTAACCTGCAAGGAATCAGCATTGATGAAGTAGGTTTATTGCCGGCCAGCTTCCAATTTGCTCACTTTGGGGGTACGTTAGCGCCGACCATACAATTAGAGGTATCAGGCACCACGACTGCAGTGGTCAATGAATTGCCATATGGCTTAGTCATGTTGGCGCAATCAGAAAGCCCTAAATGTAATCTCGATTGTGAGGAAGACAAGAATGATCACGATGATGATTATGATGATTGCAAAGGAAATCACAAGCACGGAAGAAGACATGGTCATAAACATCATGATGATGTAGACCATCATCACGGACACAATGGAAAAGGCAATAAGAAGGATCAAAAGAAATGTGATTGTCATAAAAAGGACAAGGAATGTGACTGTGATAAAAAGAACAAAAAGAAGAAAAAGAAAAAGAATAAATAA
- a CDS encoding glycoside hydrolase family 68 protein → MSNKHYYMKGCRQYFPVPGSMNQLDSQIINRNFPSGSSGNTPVTFRRFSKKQVKNFCNYDPVKDFDCCLEEHIDAVPSRWTREQSEQIRITSTNVTNVINEPFPRISPDLFIWDMWPLMTKDGSVAELPGGWRVLFALSAPKSVLPGKRHDIARIAYFYSRNGADWIQGGYVFAEGTAFGSRQWAGSAMLDEDGRIYYFYTATGRRGEAQITYEQRIALTSSDYISNLDGVRLVNFAPHEIILEPDGVLYQTQEQSSGGIIYAFRDPFFFKDPATGCEYLLFEGNVAGTASDINCGPNVPPEARYYTGNIGIALLRSDDYSEWELLPALLEATCNNQQTERPHIVVRGGNYYLFTDSHKFTFAPGLEPGPGPDGLYGFVASGLRGDYVPLNNGGLVLANPPQEEYQAYSWLVLPDFSVLSFIDNFNLQGISIDEVGLLPARFQFAHFGGTLAPTVQLEVSGTETQVVNELDYGLVMLAQSESPKCHLDCEEDDKDYEDDYEDDCDGRHSHRRRHRNNHNHGNGHHDGHYCDVRHPEDDYSRDNGHQNKQNHKRKKKKDCGCK, encoded by the coding sequence TTGTCTAACAAGCACTACTATATGAAGGGGTGCAGACAATACTTTCCGGTTCCGGGAAGTATGAATCAGCTAGATAGTCAAATCATTAACCGTAATTTCCCAAGTGGTTCATCAGGGAATACCCCAGTAACCTTTAGAAGGTTCTCAAAGAAGCAAGTAAAGAATTTCTGTAACTATGACCCTGTGAAAGATTTTGATTGCTGCTTGGAAGAGCATATTGATGCTGTCCCATCTAGGTGGACGAGGGAACAATCGGAGCAAATCAGAATTACGTCTACTAATGTCACCAATGTTATTAACGAGCCGTTTCCTAGGATATCTCCAGACTTGTTTATATGGGATATGTGGCCATTAATGACAAAGGATGGGTCGGTAGCAGAGCTGCCAGGCGGCTGGAGAGTATTGTTTGCCTTATCTGCTCCGAAGAGTGTTCTTCCTGGTAAGCGCCATGATATAGCGAGAATCGCCTACTTCTATTCTCGAAACGGTGCTGATTGGATACAGGGAGGATATGTATTTGCAGAAGGGACTGCTTTTGGTTCAAGACAATGGGCTGGTTCAGCCATGCTTGACGAGGATGGCAGAATCTATTATTTCTATACCGCTACAGGAAGAAGAGGAGAAGCTCAAATCACGTATGAACAACGGATTGCGTTAACGAGCAGTGACTATATTTCCAACCTGGATGGGGTGAGATTAGTCAATTTTGCTCCGCATGAAATTATCTTAGAGCCTGATGGGGTATTATATCAGACACAAGAGCAATCCAGCGGTGGAATCATTTATGCTTTCCGTGACCCATTCTTCTTTAAAGATCCAGCAACAGGCTGTGAGTACTTGTTATTCGAAGGAAATGTCGCCGGAACAGCAAGTGATATTAACTGCGGGCCTAATGTACCGCCTGAAGCAAGATACTATACAGGGAATATTGGTATTGCCCTGCTCCGAAGCGATGATTATTCAGAATGGGAGCTTCTGCCGGCATTGCTTGAGGCAACCTGCAATAATCAGCAAACAGAGCGTCCGCATATCGTTGTAAGAGGAGGAAACTACTATTTATTCACGGATAGTCACAAGTTTACCTTCGCACCTGGACTTGAACCAGGACCTGGACCGGATGGGTTATATGGATTTGTTGCGAGCGGGCTAAGAGGGGATTATGTTCCATTAAATAATGGAGGATTGGTCTTGGCAAACCCTCCGCAGGAGGAGTATCAGGCTTATTCATGGCTTGTTCTTCCTGACTTTTCAGTCCTAAGCTTTATCGATAATTTCAATCTTCAAGGAATTAGTATTGATGAGGTCGGTTTACTGCCGGCAAGATTCCAATTTGCTCACTTTGGAGGGACATTAGCACCGACTGTGCAATTGGAGGTATCAGGTACAGAAACACAGGTTGTGAATGAATTGGATTATGGATTGGTCATGCTTGCTCAATCAGAGAGTCCTAAATGTCACCTGGATTGTGAGGAAGACGATAAAGATTATGAAGATGACTACGAGGACGATTGTGACGGCCGACACTCTCATAGAAGACGCCATAGAAATAATCATAATCACGGAAATGGACATCATGACGGACACTATTGTGATGTAAGACACCCTGAAGATGACTATAGCAGAGACAACGGACACCAAAACAAGCAAAACCATAAGAGAAAGAAAAAGAAAGACTGCGGCTGTAAGTAA
- a CDS encoding SDR family NAD(P)-dependent oxidoreductase, with protein MRKTAIITGAGSGLGQAAAIRLAKEGIIIAAIDINEKGGHETVETAKQNGVDALFIKADVSNPEDVKSYVEQTIEHFGSIDYFFNNAGISGSGSYFLNSKIEEIQQIVNINLMGALYGVRYVAEAMLKNGGGSIVNTASSAGVIGQDSVVTYSATKHGIIGLTKSMVAEYAKDGLRVNAIAPGPTETPMVKAFYEANPSMKENATKGIPQRRLGTPEEVAELVTFLLTSEAQYINGEVIRIDGGFTNTK; from the coding sequence ATGAGAAAAACAGCCATTATCACTGGAGCAGGGAGCGGCTTAGGACAAGCTGCAGCCATTCGTTTAGCCAAAGAGGGGATTATTATTGCTGCCATTGATATCAATGAAAAGGGTGGTCATGAAACAGTCGAGACAGCTAAGCAAAATGGAGTGGATGCCCTATTTATTAAAGCTGATGTTTCAAATCCAGAAGATGTGAAGAGTTATGTTGAACAAACAATCGAACACTTTGGATCAATTGACTATTTTTTCAATAATGCAGGGATTTCCGGTAGCGGTTCTTATTTCCTTAATTCGAAGATTGAAGAGATCCAGCAAATCGTCAATATCAATTTAATGGGTGCCCTATATGGGGTTCGATATGTAGCAGAGGCGATGCTTAAAAACGGCGGCGGCTCTATTGTCAACACCGCTTCAAGCGCTGGGGTTATTGGACAGGATTCTGTCGTAACCTATTCCGCCACCAAGCATGGAATTATTGGTTTGACAAAGAGCATGGTCGCTGAATATGCTAAAGACGGCCTGCGTGTCAATGCCATTGCACCAGGTCCAACAGAAACGCCGATGGTCAAAGCCTTTTATGAAGCAAATCCTTCCATGAAGGAGAACGCCACAAAGGGAATTCCTCAAAGAAGGTTAGGGACTCCTGAGGAGGTAGCCGAACTTGTCACCTTCCTTCTTACCTCAGAGGCTCAGTATATTAACGGGGAAGTGATCCGGATTGATGGTGGGTTTACGAATACGAAGTAA